A DNA window from Hordeum vulgare subsp. vulgare chromosome 1H, MorexV3_pseudomolecules_assembly, whole genome shotgun sequence contains the following coding sequences:
- the LOC123429704 gene encoding L-type lectin-domain containing receptor kinase SIT2-like: MLPRKLLLLLLVAVGVEAGVEFAYEGFPGAGLALDGIASVTPDGLLLLTNDTDLNVAHAFHPAPVRFHRTSSFSTTFVFAIVSELVDLSTSGFAFLVAPSSRDLSSTMAAQYLGLFNASDNGDPRNRVLAVELDTVRNPEFADMNDNHVGVDVNSLNSSAAAMAGYYDDATGAFRNLSLASREPMQVWVDYDAAATEITVALAPARSPRPRRPLLTTRIDLSTVVADTAYVGFSSGSSIVLCKHYVLGWSFSLDGAAPALDHAKLPTLPRIGPKPQSKTLAIALPIVTTAAVLAAVGVGLLLLRRRLRYAELREDWEVEFGPQRFALKDLYDATAGFKDKRLLGAGGFGSVYRGVLPGSRAEVAVKRVSHESRQGMREFIAEVVSIGRLRHRNLVQLLGYCRRRGELLLVYDYMPNSSLDKHLHGQGQGHGHALGWAQRLRIIRGVASGLVYMHEDWEQVVIHRDIKASNVLLDGEMNGRLGDFGLARLYDHGADPQTTHVVGTMGYLAPELVRTGKATTLSDVFAFGAFLLEVACGRRPIEIEEGKEDVDGFVLADWVLGHWRNGAITRAVDAKLGTGYDAGEADTVLRLGLTCLHPSPAARPSMKQVTQYLDGSAPLPELPPTYVTVNMLAAMEAHQGVLGTWAVWRSASSVATMSDIGLSGR; this comes from the coding sequence ATGCTTCCcaggaagttgttgttgttgctgcttgtGGCAGTGGGTGTCGAGGCCGGCGTCGAGTTCGCCTACGAGGGCTTCCCCGGCGCTGGGCTGGCGCTCGATGGCATAGCAAGCGTCACGCCGGACGGGCTGCTGCTGCTCACCAACGACACCGACTTGAACGTAGCCCACGCCTTCCACCCGGCCCCGGTCAGGTTCCACCGGACGTCCTCCTTCTCGACCACTTTCGTGTTTGCCATCGTGTCGGAGCTCGTCGACCTGAGCACCAGCGGGTTCGCGTTCCTGGTCGCGCCGAGCAGCAGGGACCTGTCTTCGACGATGGCGGCGCAGTACCTGGGACTGTTCAACGCCAGCGACAACGGCGACCCGAGGAACCGCGTCTTGGCCGTCGAGCTGGACACCGTGCGCAACCCGGAGTTCGCGGACATGAACGACAACCACGTCGGCGTCGACGTCAACAGCCTCAACTCCTCGGCGGCTGCCATGGCAGGCTACTACGACGACGCCACCGGCGCATTCCGGAACCTTAGCCTGGCAAGCCGGGAGCCCATGCAGGTGTGGGTGGACTACGACGCTGCCGCGACGGAGATCACCGTGGCCTTGGCTCCGGCGCGGTCTCCCCGGCCCAGGAGGCCGCTCCTGACCACAAGGATAGACCTCTCAACGGTCGTCGCCGACACGGCGTACGTCGGCTTCTCGTCGGGGTCCAGCATCGTGCTGTGCAAGCACTACGTGCTCGGCTGGAGCTTCAGCCTGGACGGCGCAGCTCCAGCGCTCGACCACGCCAAGCTGCCGACCCTACCCCGCATTGGCCCCAAGCCCCAGTCGAAGACGCTCGCCATCGCGCTGCCGATCGTCACCACGGCGGCCGTCCTCGCGGCGGTCGGCGTCGGCCTCTTGTTGCTCCGCCGGCGGCTCAGGTACGCGGAGCTGCGCGAAGATTGGGAGGTGGAGTTCGGGCCGCAGCGGTTCGCGTTAAAGGACCTGTACGACGCCACCGCCGGGTTCAAGGACAAGCGGCTGCTCGGCGCCGGAGGGTTCGGGAGCGTGTACAGGGGCGTGCTCCCGGGGTCACGGGCCGAGGTGGCCGTGAAGAGGGTGTCACACGAGTCGAGGCAGGGGATGAGGGAGTTCATCGCGGAGGTGGTAAGCATCGGCCGGCTCCGGCACCGCAACCTCGTACAGCTGCTCGGCTACTGCCGGCGCAGAGGGGAGCTGTTACTGGTATACGATTACATGCCAAATAGCAGCCTCGACAAACACCTGCACGGGCAAGGGCAAGGGCACGGCCACGCTCTGGGCTGGGCGCAGAGGCTCCGGATCATCAGAGGCGTCGCATCAGGGCTGGTGTACATGCACGAGGACTGGGAGCAGGTCGTCATCCACCGGGACATCAAGGCCAGCAACGTGCTCCTGGACGGCGAGATGAACGGGCGGCTCGGCGACTTCGGCCTCGCGAGATTGTACGATCATGGCGCGGACCCGCAGACCACGCATGTGGTGGGCACCATGGGGTACCTAGCGCCGGAGCTGGTGCGCACCGGCAAGGCGACGACCCTCTCCGACGTGTTCGCCTTCGGGGCGTTCCTCCTGGAGGTCGCCTGCGGTAGGAGGCCCATCGAGatcgaggaggggaaggaggacgtCGACGGCTTCGTGCTGGCGGACTGGGTACTGGGGCACTGGCGGAATGGCGCCATTACCCGCGCGGTGGACGCGAAGCTAGGCACAGGGTATGACGCCGGAGAGGCGGACACCGTGCTGCGGCTGGGGCTGACGTGCCTGCACCCGTCGCCCGCGGCgcgcccgagcatgaaacaggtgACGCAGTACCTCGACGGCAGCGCGCCGTTGCCAGAGCTTCCCCCGACGTACGTGACGGTCAACATGCTTGCCGCCATGGAGGCGCACCAGGGCGTCCTTGGCACGTGGGCGGTCTGGCGGTCGGCGTCGAGCGTCGCCACCATGTCTGACATTGGCCTCTCCGGCCGATGA